From one Pempheris klunzingeri isolate RE-2024b chromosome 5, fPemKlu1.hap1, whole genome shotgun sequence genomic stretch:
- the tjp1b gene encoding tight junction protein ZO-1 isoform X3 — protein sequence MEETVIWEQHTVTLHRAPGFGFGIAISGGRDNPHFQSGETSIVISDVLKGGPAEGLLQENDRVVMVNAVSMDNVEHAYAVQQLRKSGKIAKITIRRKRKVHVPMGRLGERETMSEHDEEEDSYDEEIYETRSGRSGAYSGVGGAMGRRSGRSSGRRDRERERSGSRERSLSPRSDRHSHNLPPRPAKVTLVKSRKNEAEYGLRLASHIFVKDISPESLAARDGNIQEGDVVLKINGTVTENLSLIDAKKLIERSKGKLKMVVQRDDRATLLNIPDLDDSIPSANASDRDDISDIHSLASDHSNRSHDRHRSSRSRSPDRRSEPSDHSRHSPPQISNGSHRSRDDERISKPASTPAKLAEEVPLPKPKESAIAREEKQLPPLPEPKPVYAQPGQPDVDLPVSPSDAPVPSAAHDDSILRPSMKLVKFKKGESVGLRLAGGNDVGIFVAGVLEDSPAAKEGLEEGDQILRVNNVDFANIIREEAVLFLLDLPKGEEVTILAQKKKDVYRRIVESDVGDSFYIRTHFEYEKESPYGLSFNKGEVFRVVDTLYNGKLGSWLAIRIGKNHQEVERGIIPNKNRAEQLSSVQYTLPKTAGGDRADFWRFRGLRSSKRNLRKSREDLSSQPVQTKFPAYERVVLREAGFLRPVVIFGPIADVAREKLSREEPDLFELAKSEPRDAGTDQRSSGIIRLHTIKQIIDRDKHAVLDITPNAVDRLNYAQWYPIVVFLNPDNKQGVKNMRTRLCPESRKSARKLYERAIKLRKNNHHLFTTTINLNNMNDGWYGALKETIQQQQNQLVWVSEGKADGTTEDDLDIHDDRLSYLSAPGSEYSMYSTDSRHTSDYEDTDTEGGAYTDQELDETLNDEVGLPTEPAITRSSEPVREDPPVIQDTPGYPGYQHPVQPDPASRIDPAGFKMAAPQQQDEAALPMPTLPPTVVAPPAVEQPVEGMHLEEPPAAAAAPQADSLSSPSPAPELNQPPPPPHEPHPSGPPGPEPKMYKKDLYNMEDPVRINHGLKQSMSYSHQPPYQDKQPYREYDHPPYGYDGGGYTEPKPHNTDSHLHYDNRVPHYSEQWPPYDQQTSSSQPAGYQPGHQQPMGYSPRSPYEDGPGRDYSPPQPRYDEAPPVGYDGRPRHSKPGPIRYDEPPPPPPVGYDARSPYEAEPHGFPINSPRSPEPPKQYYGDSGLRPTYIPGPPNRGYKPGMHESMMNSEPTIPPPKPETLSSPGEPAITPGSKPLPPPPREDLDEDPAMKPQSVLNRVKMFENKRSVSMDRAKEGESSALRPADVPKPVSAPGPVLKANSLSNLEQEKSTYRAPEPQKPHTKPLDDVVRSNHYDPDEDEEYYRKQLSYFDRRSFDSKAMGQPSPGMNRFHDLPKPAQLSYPYNRVESVEKVSPVEKRYEPLPQISPSSQYGPPVSAIPPNTLPKLSPNEANSIPEPLSSPNPKPELAALRPASRDESTPSGYLPPRGLPDKSPVNGTDTAPPKTLGAPAPTSYNRYVPKPYTSSARPFERKFESPKFNHNLLPNDTQVKTDLLSKASVVSNSGGKPQLSPQPLDHDSGLDTFTRTMDNRPKYQHNNINAIPKAIPVSPSTLDDEDEDEGHTVVATARGIFNCNGGVLSSIETGVSIIIPQGAIPESVEQEIYFKVCRDNSILPPLDKEKGETLLSPLVMCGPHGLKFLKPVELRLPHCDPKTWQNKSLPGDPNYLVGANCVSVLIDHF from the exons ATGGAGGAGACTGTCATTTGGGAACAGCACACAGTAACACTACACAGG gCACCAGGGTTTGGCTTCGGGATAGCCATATCAGGAGGTCGGGAtaaccctcattttcagagtgGCGAGACCTCCATTGTCATCTCGGATGTGCTGAAAGGAGGCCCAGCTGAAGGCCTACTGCA GGAGAATGACAGAGTCGTTATGGTCAATGCTGTCTCCATGGACAATGTGGAGCACGCGTACGCAGTCCAGCAGCTTCGTAAAAGTGGAAAAATTGCCAAAATT ACAATCAGGCGGAAGAGGAAGGTGCATGTCCCCATGGGCCGCCTAGGGGAGAGGGAAACTATGTCAGAGCatgacgaggaggaggacagctATGACGAAGAGATATACGAGACGCGGAGCGGACGCAGCGGTGCTTACAGCGGGGTCGGCGGTGCCATGGGAAGGCGCAGCGGCCGGAGCAGCGGCCGGAGGGACAGAGAACGTGAACGCAGTGGCTCACGGGAGAGGAGCCTCTCCCCACGCTCAGACCGCCACTCACACAACCTGCCCCCACGTCCTGCCAAGGTCACGCTTGTCAAATCTCGTAAAAATGAAG CAGAATATGGCCTGCGCTTGGCCAGCCACATCTTTGTCAAGGACATTTCCCCTGAGAGCCTGGCAGCCAGAGACGGCAACATCCAGGAAGGGGATGTTGTACTGAAG ATCAATGGCACAGTGACTGAGAACCTGTCCTTGATAGATGCCAAGAAGCTGATAGAAAGGTCAAAGGGCAAGCTAAAAATGGTTGTTCAGAGGGACGACAGGGCGACCCTGCTGAACATCCCTGACCTTGATGACAGCATTCCTTCAGCCAACGCCTCTGACAGAGACG ACATTTCAGATATCCATTCTCTGGCATCCGATCATTCCAATCGATCGCATGACAGACATCGTAGCAGCCGCTCCCGCTCTCCAGACAGGCGATCTGAACCCTCAGACCACTCGAGACACTCACCCCCACAAATCAGCAATGGCAG TCACAGAAGTCGTGATGACGAACGGATCTCAAAGCCGGCTTCAACACCAGCGAAACTCGCAGAGGAGGTTCCTCTGCCCAAACCGAAGGAGTCGGCTATTGctagagaggaaaaacagctcCCACCGCTCCCAG agcCCAAGCCGGTGTATGCTCAGCCTGGACAGCCAGACGTAGACCTGCCAGTCAGTCCCTCTGATGCCCCTGTGCCAAGCGCTGCCCATGACGATAGCATCCTACG GCCAAGCATGAAGCTGGTAAAGTTCAAGAAGGGGGAGAGTGTGGGGCTGCGGCTGGCTGGGGGCAATGACGTGGGCATCTTCGTAGCCGGAGTGCTGGAGGATAGCCCAGCAGCTAAGGAGGGCCTAGAAGAGGGCGACCAAATTCTCAGG GTAAATAATGTAGATTTTGCAAACATAATCCGAGAGGAGGCGGTGCTGTTTCTCCTGGACCTTCCTAAGGGTGAAGAGGTCACCATTTTGGctcagaagaagaaagatg TGTATCGGCGCATCGTGGAGTCAGATGTCGGTGACTCCTTCTACATCCGGACACACTTTGAGTATGAGAAGGAATCTCCATATGGGTTAAGCTTTAATAAGGGTGAGGTGTTCCGCGTGGTGGACACCCTCTACAACGGCAAGCTGGGATCTTGGCTGGCTATACGCATCGGCAAGAACCACCAAGAGGTGGAGAGGGGCATCATCCCCAACAAAAACAG AGCGGAGCAGCTCTCCAGCGTGCAATACACTCTTCCCAAAACAGCAGGGGGCGACAGGGCTGATTTCTGGAGGTTTCGTGGTCTTCGCAGCTCAAAGAGGAacctgaggaagagcagagaggacCTCTCTTCCCAACCAGTCCAAACAAAGTTCCCAGCTTATGAAAGAGTTGTACTGAGAGAGG CTGGTTTCCTGAGACCTGTGGTGATATTTGGGCCCATCGCTGATGTAGCTCGAGAAAAACTCTCCAGAGAAGAGCCAGATCTTTTTGAGCTTGCAA AGAGTGAACCGAGGGATGCAGGAACAGACCAGCGCAGTTCAGGAATCATTCGTCTTCACACCATCAAGCAGATCATTGACCGA GACAAACATGCTGTGCTGGACATCACACCGAACGCTGTGGACAGGCTGAACTATGCTCAGTGGTACCCGATTGTAGTCTTCCTAAATCCCGATAATAAGCAAGGTGTGAAGAACATGAGGACCAGACTGTGTCCAGAGTCCAGGAAGAGCGCCAGGAAGCTCTATGAGAGAGCCATCAAACTGAGGAAGAATAATCACCACCTGTTCACCA CTACCATCAACTTGAACAATATGAATGACGGATGGTACGGAGCTCTGAAAGAAAcaatccagcagcagcagaaccagtTGGTGTGGGTGTCAGAGGGCAAG GCGGATGGCACTACAGAGGATGACTTGGATATCCACGACGACCGGCTGTCCTACCTGTCTGCACCAGGTAGTGAATACTCCATGTATAGTACGGACAGCCGCCACACTTCTGATTATGAGGACACTGACACGGAGGGCGGAGCATACACAGACCAGGAACTAGACGAGACTTTGAATGACGAGGTGGGTCTGCCCACGGAGCCCGCCATCACCCGCTCTTCTGAGCCTGTGCGAGAAGATCCACCTGTAATTCAGGACACCCCCGGTTACCCTGGATACCAGCACCCTGTGCAGCCTGACCCGGCCAGTCGCATAGACCCTGCTGGGTTCAAGATGGCCGCTCCACAACAG CAAGATGAGGCTGCTCTGCCCATGCCCACGTTGCCTCCGACGGTGGTAGCGCCCCCTGCTGTTGAGCAGCCTGTAGAGGGTATGCACCTAGAGGAGCCGCCTGCTGCAGCCGCAGCTCCTCAGGCTGACTCACTTAGCAGCCCCAGCCCTGCCCCTGAGCTTAATcagcccccaccaccaccacatgaACCCCACCCGTCTGGACCGCCTGGTCCAGAACCAAAG ATGTACAAGAAAGATCTGTACAATATGGAGGACCCTGTGCGAATCAACCATGGCCTGAAGCAGTCTATGAGCTACAGTCACCAGCCGCCGTACCAGGACAAACAGCCATACCGCGAATACGACCACCCGCCTTACGGATACGATGGAGGCGGCTACACAGAACCAAAGCCTCACAACACTGACTCTCACCTGCACTACGACAACCGTGTGCCTCATTACAGCGAACAGTGGCCCCCCTATGACCAGCAGACCTCGTCCTCCCAGCCCGCAGGGTACCAGCCGGGCCACCAGCAACCAATGGGCTACAGCCCCCGGTCCCCCTACGAGGACGGACCAGGGAGGGACTACAGCCCCCCTCAGCCACGCTACGATGAGGCCCCACCAGTGGGCTATGATGGCAGACCACGCCACAGTAAACCTGGGCCCATTCGTTACGATgagcccccacccccacccccagtTGGCTATGATGCCCGCTCTCCTTATGAGGCAGAACCTCATGGCTTCCCCATCAATTCACCTCGATCACCGGAGCCCCCAAAGCAGTATTACGGTGACTCTGGTCTGAGGCCCACCTACATTCCTGGGCCTCCGAACCGTGGCTATAAGCCAGGGATGCATGAGTCTATGATGAACTCTGAGCCCACAATCCCCCCTCCTAAACCAGAGACCCTGTCCTCCCCAGGCGAGCCTGCGATCACTCCAGGCTCAAAACCCCTCCCTCCACCGCCCCGAGAAGACCTGGATGAGGACCCGGCCATGAAGCCACAGTCAGTGCTCAACAGAGTCAAGATGTTTGAGAATAAACGGTCTGTTTCTATGGATAGGGCTAAAGAAGGAGAGTCGTCAGCACTCAGG CCTGCAGATGTTCCTAAACCTGTGAGCGCACCTGGCCCAGTCCTCAAAGCTAATTCCCTCAGCAACTTGGAGCAGGAGAAGTCCACCTATAG ggcTCCTGAGCCACAGAAGCCCCACACTAAACCCCTGGATGATGTAGTGCGCTCCAACCACTATGACccagatgaggatgaggagtaCTACAGGAAGCAGTTATCCTACTTTGATCGCCGTAGCTTTGACAGCAAGGCCATGGGCCAACCCAGTCCTGGCATGAATCGTTTCCATGATCTGCCCAAACCAGCTCAGCTGTCCTACCCATACAACAG AGTTGAGTCTGTTGAGAAGGTGAGTCCAGTGGAGAAAAGATATGAACCCCTGCCCCAAATCAGCCCATCCTCACAGTATGGACCGCCTGTGTCCGCCATCCCACCCAACACACTGCCCAAGCTCAGCCCCAATGAAG CCAACTCCATACCTGAGCCGTTGAGCTCACCCAATCCTAAACCTGAGCTGGCAGCTCTCAGGCCAGCCAGCCGGGACGAATCCACACCAAGTGGCTACCTGCCCCCGAGGGGCCTCCCTGACAAGTCCCCAGTCAACGGCACCGACACAGCACCCCCAAAGACGCTTGGTGCTCCCGCTCCAACTAGTTATAACCGCTACGTCCCCAAGCCCTACACCAGCTCAGCCCGGCCCTTTGAGCGCAAGTTCGAAAGCCCAAAGTTCAACCACAACCTGCTGCCCAACGACACACAGGTGAAGACGGACCTCCTCAGTAAGGCCAGTGTGGTGAGCAACAGCGGTGGGAAGCCACAGCTGTCGCCACAGCCCCTGGATCATGACAGTGGCCTGGACACCTTCACACGCACTATGGACAACAGGCCCAAATACCAGCACAATAACATCAACGCCATCCCCAAGGCCATCCCTGTAAG CCCCAGCACGCTGgacgatgaggatgaggatgaagggCACACGGTAGTGGCCACCGCTCGAGGGATCTTCAACTGTAACGGAGGGGTCCTGAGCTCCATCGAGACAGGCGTCAGCATCATCATCCCCCAGGGTGCCATCCCAGAGAGCGTGGAGCAGGAGATTTACTTCAAAGTGTGCCGGGACAACAGCATCCTGCCCCCCCTCGACAAGGAGAAAG GAGAAACGCTGCTAAGTCCGCTGGTGATGTGTGGCCCTCATGGACTCAAGTTCCTGAAGCCGGTGGAGCTGCGCTTACCTCACT GTGATCCCAAAACCTGGCAGAACAAATCTCTCCCTGGAGATCCAAACTACCTGGTGGGTGcaaactgtgtgtctgtgctcattGACCACTTCTGA
- the tjp1b gene encoding tight junction protein ZO-1 isoform X4, translating into MEETVIWEQHTVTLHRAPGFGFGIAISGGRDNPHFQSGETSIVISDVLKGGPAEGLLQENDRVVMVNAVSMDNVEHAYAVQQLRKSGKIAKITIRRKRKVHVPMGRLGERETMSEHDEEEDSYDEEIYETRSGRSGAYSGVGGAMGRRSGRSSGRRDRERERSGSRERSLSPRSDRHSHNLPPRPAKVTLVKSRKNEAEYGLRLASHIFVKDISPESLAARDGNIQEGDVVLKINGTVTENLSLIDAKKLIERSKGKLKMVVQRDDRATLLNIPDLDDSIPSANASDRDDISDIHSLASDHSNRSHDRHRSSRSRSPDRRSEPSDHSRHSPPQISNGSHRSRDDERISKPASTPAKLAEEVPLPKPKESAIAREEKQLPPLPEPKPVYAQPGQPDVDLPVSPSDAPVPSAAHDDSILRPSMKLVKFKKGESVGLRLAGGNDVGIFVAGVLEDSPAAKEGLEEGDQILRVNNVDFANIIREEAVLFLLDLPKGEEVTILAQKKKDVYRRIVESDVGDSFYIRTHFEYEKESPYGLSFNKGEVFRVVDTLYNGKLGSWLAIRIGKNHQEVERGIIPNKNRAEQLSSVQYTLPKTAGGDRADFWRFRGLRSSKRNLRKSREDLSSQPVQTKFPAYERVVLREAGFLRPVVIFGPIADVAREKLSREEPDLFELAKSEPRDAGTDQRSSGIIRLHTIKQIIDRDKHAVLDITPNAVDRLNYAQWYPIVVFLNPDNKQGVKNMRTRLCPESRKSARKLYERAIKLRKNNHHLFTTTINLNNMNDGWYGALKETIQQQQNQLVWVSEGKADGTTEDDLDIHDDRLSYLSAPGSEYSMYSTDSRHTSDYEDTDTEGGAYTDQELDETLNDEVGLPTEPAITRSSEPVREDPPVIQDTPGYPGYQHPVQPDPASRIDPAGFKMAAPQQMYKKDLYNMEDPVRINHGLKQSMSYSHQPPYQDKQPYREYDHPPYGYDGGGYTEPKPHNTDSHLHYDNRVPHYSEQWPPYDQQTSSSQPAGYQPGHQQPMGYSPRSPYEDGPGRDYSPPQPRYDEAPPVGYDGRPRHSKPGPIRYDEPPPPPPVGYDARSPYEAEPHGFPINSPRSPEPPKQYYGDSGLRPTYIPGPPNRGYKPGMHESMMNSEPTIPPPKPETLSSPGEPAITPGSKPLPPPPREDLDEDPAMKPQSVLNRVKMFENKRSVSMDRAKEGESSALRPADVPKPVSAPGPVLKANSLSNLEQEKSTYRAPEPQKPHTKPLDDVVRSNHYDPDEDEEYYRKQLSYFDRRSFDSKAMGQPSPGMNRFHDLPKPAQLSYPYNRVESVEKVSPVEKRYEPLPQISPSSQYGPPVSAIPPNTLPKLSPNEANSIPEPLSSPNPKPELAALRPASRDESTPSGYLPPRGLPDKSPVNGTDTAPPKTLGAPAPTSYNRYVPKPYTSSARPFERKFESPKFNHNLLPNDTQVKTDLLSKASVVSNSGGKPQLSPQPLDHDSGLDTFTRTMDNRPKYQHNNINAIPKAIPVSPSTLDDEDEDEGHTVVATARGIFNCNGGVLSSIETGVSIIIPQGAIPESVEQEIYFKVCRDNSILPPLDKEKGETLLSPLVMCGPHGLKFLKPVELRLPHCASMTPDGDPKTWQNKSLPGDPNYLVGANCVSVLIDHF; encoded by the exons ATGGAGGAGACTGTCATTTGGGAACAGCACACAGTAACACTACACAGG gCACCAGGGTTTGGCTTCGGGATAGCCATATCAGGAGGTCGGGAtaaccctcattttcagagtgGCGAGACCTCCATTGTCATCTCGGATGTGCTGAAAGGAGGCCCAGCTGAAGGCCTACTGCA GGAGAATGACAGAGTCGTTATGGTCAATGCTGTCTCCATGGACAATGTGGAGCACGCGTACGCAGTCCAGCAGCTTCGTAAAAGTGGAAAAATTGCCAAAATT ACAATCAGGCGGAAGAGGAAGGTGCATGTCCCCATGGGCCGCCTAGGGGAGAGGGAAACTATGTCAGAGCatgacgaggaggaggacagctATGACGAAGAGATATACGAGACGCGGAGCGGACGCAGCGGTGCTTACAGCGGGGTCGGCGGTGCCATGGGAAGGCGCAGCGGCCGGAGCAGCGGCCGGAGGGACAGAGAACGTGAACGCAGTGGCTCACGGGAGAGGAGCCTCTCCCCACGCTCAGACCGCCACTCACACAACCTGCCCCCACGTCCTGCCAAGGTCACGCTTGTCAAATCTCGTAAAAATGAAG CAGAATATGGCCTGCGCTTGGCCAGCCACATCTTTGTCAAGGACATTTCCCCTGAGAGCCTGGCAGCCAGAGACGGCAACATCCAGGAAGGGGATGTTGTACTGAAG ATCAATGGCACAGTGACTGAGAACCTGTCCTTGATAGATGCCAAGAAGCTGATAGAAAGGTCAAAGGGCAAGCTAAAAATGGTTGTTCAGAGGGACGACAGGGCGACCCTGCTGAACATCCCTGACCTTGATGACAGCATTCCTTCAGCCAACGCCTCTGACAGAGACG ACATTTCAGATATCCATTCTCTGGCATCCGATCATTCCAATCGATCGCATGACAGACATCGTAGCAGCCGCTCCCGCTCTCCAGACAGGCGATCTGAACCCTCAGACCACTCGAGACACTCACCCCCACAAATCAGCAATGGCAG TCACAGAAGTCGTGATGACGAACGGATCTCAAAGCCGGCTTCAACACCAGCGAAACTCGCAGAGGAGGTTCCTCTGCCCAAACCGAAGGAGTCGGCTATTGctagagaggaaaaacagctcCCACCGCTCCCAG agcCCAAGCCGGTGTATGCTCAGCCTGGACAGCCAGACGTAGACCTGCCAGTCAGTCCCTCTGATGCCCCTGTGCCAAGCGCTGCCCATGACGATAGCATCCTACG GCCAAGCATGAAGCTGGTAAAGTTCAAGAAGGGGGAGAGTGTGGGGCTGCGGCTGGCTGGGGGCAATGACGTGGGCATCTTCGTAGCCGGAGTGCTGGAGGATAGCCCAGCAGCTAAGGAGGGCCTAGAAGAGGGCGACCAAATTCTCAGG GTAAATAATGTAGATTTTGCAAACATAATCCGAGAGGAGGCGGTGCTGTTTCTCCTGGACCTTCCTAAGGGTGAAGAGGTCACCATTTTGGctcagaagaagaaagatg TGTATCGGCGCATCGTGGAGTCAGATGTCGGTGACTCCTTCTACATCCGGACACACTTTGAGTATGAGAAGGAATCTCCATATGGGTTAAGCTTTAATAAGGGTGAGGTGTTCCGCGTGGTGGACACCCTCTACAACGGCAAGCTGGGATCTTGGCTGGCTATACGCATCGGCAAGAACCACCAAGAGGTGGAGAGGGGCATCATCCCCAACAAAAACAG AGCGGAGCAGCTCTCCAGCGTGCAATACACTCTTCCCAAAACAGCAGGGGGCGACAGGGCTGATTTCTGGAGGTTTCGTGGTCTTCGCAGCTCAAAGAGGAacctgaggaagagcagagaggacCTCTCTTCCCAACCAGTCCAAACAAAGTTCCCAGCTTATGAAAGAGTTGTACTGAGAGAGG CTGGTTTCCTGAGACCTGTGGTGATATTTGGGCCCATCGCTGATGTAGCTCGAGAAAAACTCTCCAGAGAAGAGCCAGATCTTTTTGAGCTTGCAA AGAGTGAACCGAGGGATGCAGGAACAGACCAGCGCAGTTCAGGAATCATTCGTCTTCACACCATCAAGCAGATCATTGACCGA GACAAACATGCTGTGCTGGACATCACACCGAACGCTGTGGACAGGCTGAACTATGCTCAGTGGTACCCGATTGTAGTCTTCCTAAATCCCGATAATAAGCAAGGTGTGAAGAACATGAGGACCAGACTGTGTCCAGAGTCCAGGAAGAGCGCCAGGAAGCTCTATGAGAGAGCCATCAAACTGAGGAAGAATAATCACCACCTGTTCACCA CTACCATCAACTTGAACAATATGAATGACGGATGGTACGGAGCTCTGAAAGAAAcaatccagcagcagcagaaccagtTGGTGTGGGTGTCAGAGGGCAAG GCGGATGGCACTACAGAGGATGACTTGGATATCCACGACGACCGGCTGTCCTACCTGTCTGCACCAGGTAGTGAATACTCCATGTATAGTACGGACAGCCGCCACACTTCTGATTATGAGGACACTGACACGGAGGGCGGAGCATACACAGACCAGGAACTAGACGAGACTTTGAATGACGAGGTGGGTCTGCCCACGGAGCCCGCCATCACCCGCTCTTCTGAGCCTGTGCGAGAAGATCCACCTGTAATTCAGGACACCCCCGGTTACCCTGGATACCAGCACCCTGTGCAGCCTGACCCGGCCAGTCGCATAGACCCTGCTGGGTTCAAGATGGCCGCTCCACAACAG ATGTACAAGAAAGATCTGTACAATATGGAGGACCCTGTGCGAATCAACCATGGCCTGAAGCAGTCTATGAGCTACAGTCACCAGCCGCCGTACCAGGACAAACAGCCATACCGCGAATACGACCACCCGCCTTACGGATACGATGGAGGCGGCTACACAGAACCAAAGCCTCACAACACTGACTCTCACCTGCACTACGACAACCGTGTGCCTCATTACAGCGAACAGTGGCCCCCCTATGACCAGCAGACCTCGTCCTCCCAGCCCGCAGGGTACCAGCCGGGCCACCAGCAACCAATGGGCTACAGCCCCCGGTCCCCCTACGAGGACGGACCAGGGAGGGACTACAGCCCCCCTCAGCCACGCTACGATGAGGCCCCACCAGTGGGCTATGATGGCAGACCACGCCACAGTAAACCTGGGCCCATTCGTTACGATgagcccccacccccacccccagtTGGCTATGATGCCCGCTCTCCTTATGAGGCAGAACCTCATGGCTTCCCCATCAATTCACCTCGATCACCGGAGCCCCCAAAGCAGTATTACGGTGACTCTGGTCTGAGGCCCACCTACATTCCTGGGCCTCCGAACCGTGGCTATAAGCCAGGGATGCATGAGTCTATGATGAACTCTGAGCCCACAATCCCCCCTCCTAAACCAGAGACCCTGTCCTCCCCAGGCGAGCCTGCGATCACTCCAGGCTCAAAACCCCTCCCTCCACCGCCCCGAGAAGACCTGGATGAGGACCCGGCCATGAAGCCACAGTCAGTGCTCAACAGAGTCAAGATGTTTGAGAATAAACGGTCTGTTTCTATGGATAGGGCTAAAGAAGGAGAGTCGTCAGCACTCAGG CCTGCAGATGTTCCTAAACCTGTGAGCGCACCTGGCCCAGTCCTCAAAGCTAATTCCCTCAGCAACTTGGAGCAGGAGAAGTCCACCTATAG ggcTCCTGAGCCACAGAAGCCCCACACTAAACCCCTGGATGATGTAGTGCGCTCCAACCACTATGACccagatgaggatgaggagtaCTACAGGAAGCAGTTATCCTACTTTGATCGCCGTAGCTTTGACAGCAAGGCCATGGGCCAACCCAGTCCTGGCATGAATCGTTTCCATGATCTGCCCAAACCAGCTCAGCTGTCCTACCCATACAACAG AGTTGAGTCTGTTGAGAAGGTGAGTCCAGTGGAGAAAAGATATGAACCCCTGCCCCAAATCAGCCCATCCTCACAGTATGGACCGCCTGTGTCCGCCATCCCACCCAACACACTGCCCAAGCTCAGCCCCAATGAAG CCAACTCCATACCTGAGCCGTTGAGCTCACCCAATCCTAAACCTGAGCTGGCAGCTCTCAGGCCAGCCAGCCGGGACGAATCCACACCAAGTGGCTACCTGCCCCCGAGGGGCCTCCCTGACAAGTCCCCAGTCAACGGCACCGACACAGCACCCCCAAAGACGCTTGGTGCTCCCGCTCCAACTAGTTATAACCGCTACGTCCCCAAGCCCTACACCAGCTCAGCCCGGCCCTTTGAGCGCAAGTTCGAAAGCCCAAAGTTCAACCACAACCTGCTGCCCAACGACACACAGGTGAAGACGGACCTCCTCAGTAAGGCCAGTGTGGTGAGCAACAGCGGTGGGAAGCCACAGCTGTCGCCACAGCCCCTGGATCATGACAGTGGCCTGGACACCTTCACACGCACTATGGACAACAGGCCCAAATACCAGCACAATAACATCAACGCCATCCCCAAGGCCATCCCTGTAAG CCCCAGCACGCTGgacgatgaggatgaggatgaagggCACACGGTAGTGGCCACCGCTCGAGGGATCTTCAACTGTAACGGAGGGGTCCTGAGCTCCATCGAGACAGGCGTCAGCATCATCATCCCCCAGGGTGCCATCCCAGAGAGCGTGGAGCAGGAGATTTACTTCAAAGTGTGCCGGGACAACAGCATCCTGCCCCCCCTCGACAAGGAGAAAG GAGAAACGCTGCTAAGTCCGCTGGTGATGTGTGGCCCTCATGGACTCAAGTTCCTGAAGCCGGTGGAGCTGCGCTTACCTCACTGTGCGTCTATGACCCCTGATG GTGATCCCAAAACCTGGCAGAACAAATCTCTCCCTGGAGATCCAAACTACCTGGTGGGTGcaaactgtgtgtctgtgctcattGACCACTTCTGA